One region of Flavobacterium sp. KACC 22763 genomic DNA includes:
- a CDS encoding two-component regulator propeller domain-containing protein: protein MKLKIAVLLFVFVFGNLFSQNKYRLKNFSTTDGLSQSSVIAIHQDKFGQMWFGTRDGLNKYDGSRFTIFRNDAADKYSISNNDILAIEEDNVGKIWVGTYNGLNCYDPVSNRFTRYLHTKTNHTISNNAVWSIREIGGEMWFGTSKGLTIYNKKTGSFTSVFHSDDDASTLPSNNILSILKTKEGEIWIGTTKGLCKLTNRMNGKLFFKNYPLNTTDLLNVQSVIEDKDGSLWIGTKNKGLLKFDQKQKAFVSFLPAEKYREINTDIRSLVIDQQGSLWVGAYDGIYILGKDKSLQKINNSNNANGIDKVKSVFMDKKGSIWIGCYYKGVNLWDVSNVNFSNYNQNSKKIPMSFDVVSSIIADKNQNIYFGTEGGGITIYNRNNESLSYINSKTGQTNKNDIKAMCLSDDHILWIGTFSKGLSAYNTIFKRIEDDRISSDLSELLKDSGVYALKTEGSILWIGTFGKGLIRYNTISKTFDAIGNDNTKPVFLTNNILRTILVDKQNFLWVGTQNGLNRIPLKNFNPQKYAIQHFFYDHSTLSGADILTLFQDSQNKIWVGTKAKGLHYFDGKKFNPINLRIGNTVITSIHSILEDDDKNLWISTNQGIIKYNTIKKTVAIYDQKDGLASNEFNDNSALRLSSNQFYFGSPSGATFFDATKISLNKYAPQVLITDLKIKNETVHAHDKEGILEQSIGFTKTITLDYDKANFSISFAIPNYIRSKNNQYSYRLTGLENNWTTTKNSEVNFAIQNPGTYTFEVRGANNDGVWNQNPTTLTVIVNPAPWRSIWAFMLYGIVIGLGLYGLIWIMKSKARLKQKLELEYLETQRIEENNKLKLDFFTNISHEFRTPLTLILGPLQQILADYNGTNEMYKKLLVIEGSANHLLSLINRLMDFRKLENHQVALESANGNIVKFTKEIFLSFIEYAKDGGYDYSFETENEEILVYFDRYKLERVFYNLISNAFRYTPKGGSIKIKINHDQQNLFIAVEDSGVGIAEEHIDKIFDLFFEVPTHNQVQKNYNKGTGIGLSIVKNIVELHKGKIDVTNKPTGGVVFKVTLPLGREHLLDREIIPDFKISDDIEQYQAQLEPSEVVENEDIEDLIVNEEKQTILIVEDHKVLRKFMKNLLKKDYNIIEAENGKIALEKALKFVPNLIISDVIMPEMVGTELCSKIKENIKTSHIPVILLTSRSSLVYKFEGLESGADDYISKPFNLMEFRLRVKNLLNTTERLKIKFSSEDSFIPSEITVSSLDEELLKKAFKIVEENISNEQFDIPFFCSELGVSRTMLFLKIKAWTNCTPNEFIHEIRLKRAAQLLEQNKLTVSEISYKVGFNNPKYFSKCFQKKYGETPSQYADKFYKSSVVI from the coding sequence ATGAAACTTAAAATAGCTGTTTTATTATTTGTCTTTGTTTTCGGGAATTTGTTTTCCCAAAATAAATATCGTCTTAAAAATTTCTCTACGACAGACGGTCTTTCGCAGAGTTCTGTCATTGCCATTCATCAGGATAAATTTGGACAAATGTGGTTTGGCACACGTGATGGTCTGAATAAATATGATGGAAGCCGTTTTACGATTTTTAGGAATGATGCCGCAGATAAATATTCGATCAGCAACAATGATATTTTAGCCATTGAAGAAGACAACGTGGGAAAAATCTGGGTGGGAACTTATAATGGTTTAAACTGTTACGATCCTGTTTCTAATCGTTTTACGAGATATCTTCATACCAAAACGAATCATACGATAAGTAATAATGCTGTTTGGAGCATAAGAGAAATTGGCGGTGAAATGTGGTTTGGAACTTCAAAAGGATTAACGATTTACAATAAAAAAACAGGATCGTTTACATCGGTTTTTCATTCAGATGATGATGCTTCTACTCTTCCGAGCAATAATATTCTCAGCATTTTAAAAACCAAAGAAGGTGAAATCTGGATTGGAACAACTAAAGGTTTATGCAAGCTCACAAATCGAATGAACGGAAAATTATTCTTTAAAAATTATCCGTTAAACACAACTGATTTATTGAACGTTCAATCGGTTATTGAAGATAAAGACGGTAGTTTGTGGATTGGAACAAAAAACAAAGGACTTTTAAAATTTGACCAAAAACAGAAAGCTTTTGTTTCTTTTTTACCAGCTGAAAAATACCGCGAAATCAATACCGACATTCGTTCTTTAGTTATAGACCAACAAGGTTCTTTATGGGTGGGAGCTTATGACGGAATTTATATTTTAGGAAAAGATAAAAGTCTTCAGAAAATCAATAATAGTAATAATGCAAACGGAATCGACAAAGTAAAGTCGGTTTTTATGGATAAAAAAGGTTCAATTTGGATTGGCTGCTATTATAAAGGTGTAAATCTTTGGGATGTTTCTAATGTTAATTTCTCTAATTATAATCAGAATTCGAAAAAGATTCCGATGAGTTTTGATGTCGTGAGTTCGATCATTGCCGATAAAAACCAGAACATTTATTTTGGAACTGAAGGCGGCGGAATTACAATTTATAATAGAAATAATGAATCTCTAAGTTATATTAACAGCAAAACTGGACAAACCAATAAAAATGACATTAAAGCAATGTGCTTATCTGACGATCATATTTTATGGATTGGCACTTTTTCTAAAGGATTATCTGCTTACAATACCATTTTTAAAAGAATTGAAGATGATAGAATTTCTTCAGATTTAAGTGAATTGCTAAAAGATAGTGGCGTTTATGCCCTTAAAACCGAAGGTTCGATTTTATGGATTGGAACTTTCGGAAAAGGTTTAATTCGCTATAATACAATCAGTAAAACTTTTGATGCTATTGGAAATGACAATACCAAACCCGTTTTCCTTACCAACAATATTCTTCGTACGATTTTAGTCGATAAACAAAACTTTCTCTGGGTTGGAACTCAAAATGGTTTAAATCGTATTCCGCTCAAAAATTTTAATCCGCAGAAATATGCTATTCAGCATTTCTTCTACGATCATTCGACTTTATCGGGCGCTGATATTCTGACTTTATTTCAGGATTCTCAAAACAAAATTTGGGTAGGAACAAAAGCAAAAGGACTGCATTATTTTGATGGAAAAAAATTCAATCCAATCAATCTTAGAATCGGAAACACAGTCATTACTTCTATCCATTCCATTTTAGAAGATGACGATAAAAACCTTTGGATCAGCACCAATCAAGGAATTATAAAATACAATACCATTAAAAAAACGGTTGCTATTTATGATCAGAAAGATGGTTTGGCAAGCAATGAATTCAATGATAATTCGGCTTTAAGATTAAGTTCAAATCAGTTTTATTTTGGAAGTCCGTCGGGAGCAACATTTTTTGATGCTACCAAAATTTCCTTAAACAAATATGCGCCACAGGTTTTAATAACCGATTTGAAAATTAAAAACGAAACGGTCCACGCACATGATAAAGAAGGTATTTTGGAACAAAGTATTGGTTTTACCAAAACGATTACTTTGGATTATGACAAGGCCAATTTCTCGATCAGTTTTGCGATTCCGAATTACATTCGATCTAAAAACAACCAATATAGTTATCGTTTAACAGGTTTAGAAAACAACTGGACAACAACTAAAAACAGCGAAGTCAATTTTGCGATTCAGAATCCGGGAACTTATACTTTTGAAGTTCGTGGCGCCAACAATGATGGCGTTTGGAATCAGAATCCAACCACTTTAACCGTAATCGTAAATCCTGCTCCGTGGCGCAGTATATGGGCATTTATGCTTTATGGAATCGTGATTGGATTAGGTTTATACGGTTTGATCTGGATTATGAAATCTAAAGCTCGATTGAAGCAAAAGCTTGAATTGGAATATCTGGAAACACAGCGAATTGAAGAAAACAATAAACTAAAACTGGATTTCTTTACCAATATTTCGCATGAATTCAGAACGCCTTTGACTTTGATTTTAGGTCCATTACAGCAAATTTTAGCCGATTATAACGGAACTAACGAAATGTACAAAAAGCTTCTGGTAATTGAAGGAAGCGCGAATCATTTGTTGAGTCTGATTAACCGATTAATGGATTTCAGAAAACTCGAAAATCATCAAGTTGCACTAGAATCGGCAAACGGAAACATTGTAAAATTCACCAAAGAAATCTTTCTTTCATTTATTGAATATGCCAAAGACGGCGGTTACGACTATTCTTTCGAAACTGAAAACGAAGAAATCTTGGTTTATTTTGACCGTTACAAACTCGAACGTGTATTTTACAACTTGATTTCGAATGCTTTTAGATATACTCCAAAAGGCGGTTCGATTAAGATTAAAATCAATCATGATCAGCAGAATCTGTTTATTGCTGTTGAAGATTCGGGCGTTGGAATTGCAGAAGAACATATTGATAAAATTTTTGATTTGTTTTTTGAAGTTCCAACTCATAATCAAGTTCAGAAAAACTATAATAAAGGAACTGGAATTGGGCTTTCAATCGTAAAAAATATTGTTGAACTTCATAAAGGAAAAATCGATGTTACCAATAAACCAACTGGCGGAGTTGTTTTTAAAGTGACTTTACCGCTTGGGCGCGAACATCTTTTGGACAGAGAAATTATTCCTGATTTTAAAATCAGTGACGACATTGAACAATATCAAGCGCAATTGGAGCCTTCGGAAGTTGTCGAAAATGAAGACATCGAAGATTTAATTGTAAATGAAGAAAAACAAACAATATTGATTGTTGAAGATCATAAAGTCTTGAGAAAGTTCATGAAAAACCTTCTCAAAAAAGATTACAACATTATTGAGGCTGAAAATGGTAAAATTGCTTTGGAAAAAGCGTTGAAATTTGTTCCCAATTTGATTATTAGTGACGTTATTATGCCCGAAATGGTTGGTACTGAATTGTGTTCTAAAATAAAGGAAAACATCAAAACCAGCCATATTCCAGTTATTTTATTGACTTCGAGATCTTCATTGGTTTACAAATTTGAAGGATTGGAAAGCGGCGCCGATGATTACATTAGCAAACCATTCAATTTAATGGAATTCAGACTTCGCGTTAAAAACCTTCTGAACACTACAGAACGCTTAAAAATCAAGTTTTCAAGCGAAGACAGTTTTATTCCGTCAGAAATCACAGTTTCTTCATTGGATGAAGAATTATTGAAAAAAGCATTCAAAATTGTAGAAGAAAACATTTCAAACGAACAATTTGATATTCCGTTTTTCTGTTCTGAATTGGGTGTCAGCAGAACCATGCTGTTTCTAAAAATTAAAGCGTGGACCAATTGCACGCCAAACGAATTTATTCATGAAATTAGATTAAAACGTGCGGCTCAATTATTAGAACAAAACAAATTGACCGTTTCTGAAATCAGTTATAAAGTCGGTTTCAACAATCCGAAATACTTTAGCAAATGCTTCCAGAAAAAGTATGGCGAGACTCCATCTCAATATGCCGACAAATTTTACAAATCTTCGGTCGTAATTTAG
- a CDS encoding SusC/RagA family TonB-linked outer membrane protein has translation MFTNQTNKSFKWCLLVSFLLINIVMHAQERKVTGKITSSEDLLGLPGANVYIKNSSVGASADMDGNYTVIVGEKNAVLVFNFVGFQTVEIPVGTKSVINVSLKPDTKALDEVIVVGYGTRKKSDITGSVSSVTAKELTAYPVLSAEQALQGRAAGVSVMSNNGGEPGAPTKIRVRGGTSINASGDALIVVDGFAGVSMPAPQDIASIEVLKDASATAIYGSRGSNGVIMVTTKKGKAGKPVIEFSNSTSVQSVNNKLHLLNADQFAAYRKSFTTHTQGPANTDWQDVIYRDGMISNTQLSFSGGSDNVRYYVSGTYFNQNGVVINSGIDRYTIVGNLEADLSPKFKVGLNTFTSKQNKEGIVSQTSAGGTGAAGVIASAYRFMPDKGIYNADGSYTTTAPIGDDIDNPYATAMENILEIVSVTNRNNFFAQYQITKDLDFKTTLGLTDSNSQTGRFIPSTLIAGKNIKGEASVNNTRFSSFLTENYLTFKREIIDKGILTVLGGYSYQKNKNENSYAASRGFLTNTNSYRNLGAGTVFLKPDSGLSETELISAFGRLNFDYADKYLLTFTARRDGSSSFSKNYKYGTFPSGAIGWNISKENFLKDNKTVSNLKLRASYGATGNPSIGAYSTLSRFSEIYYVSGDVITNAVQLTSLDNPNLKWETSYQQDYGIDLGLFDNRISITADYYKTITKDLLFNRPLPGISGIASQLQNVGELENKGWELAINTRNFIGADFTWSTNFNISSNKNKVLKLADNKDLLINSAPGHFLATESQILRVGQPVGSFFGFIYDGVIQQGETVVPGNFETAPGGEKFRDVNGDGKLDSQDKTIIGNPNPDFIFGFNNDFTYKNLDLNIFFQGSEGGQILNYTLMELASGNNNATTEVLDAWTPTHTDTNVPANAARTKRITSRFVYDGSYIRLKNISLGYSLDEKIVSKMGLSKVRFYISAQNLWTITDYPGTDPETNYLNDSNARSNTYLGLDYGGYPNVRTFTAGFNLKF, from the coding sequence ATGTTTACAAACCAAACAAACAAATCGTTTAAATGGTGTTTACTAGTATCTTTTTTACTGATAAATATCGTGATGCACGCACAAGAACGAAAAGTGACTGGAAAAATAACTTCTAGTGAAGATTTACTTGGACTTCCTGGTGCTAATGTCTATATCAAAAATTCTTCTGTAGGTGCTTCTGCCGATATGGACGGGAATTATACTGTGATTGTAGGAGAGAAAAATGCTGTTTTAGTTTTCAATTTCGTCGGATTTCAAACTGTTGAAATTCCAGTTGGAACGAAAAGTGTTATCAATGTAAGTTTAAAACCAGATACAAAAGCACTAGACGAAGTTATTGTAGTAGGTTACGGAACTCGTAAAAAGAGCGATATAACAGGATCTGTATCTTCTGTTACAGCAAAAGAGCTTACCGCTTATCCTGTTTTAAGTGCAGAGCAAGCTTTACAAGGTCGTGCAGCTGGGGTTTCGGTAATGTCTAATAATGGTGGCGAACCTGGTGCTCCAACTAAAATTAGAGTTCGTGGAGGAACTTCTATCAATGCCAGCGGAGATGCACTTATTGTTGTTGACGGTTTTGCAGGTGTTTCTATGCCAGCTCCTCAGGACATTGCTTCTATTGAGGTTTTAAAAGATGCGTCGGCTACTGCCATTTACGGATCAAGAGGTTCAAACGGAGTTATTATGGTAACAACCAAAAAAGGAAAAGCCGGAAAACCTGTAATTGAGTTCAGTAACTCGACTTCTGTTCAATCGGTAAACAACAAATTGCATCTTTTGAATGCCGATCAGTTTGCGGCTTACAGAAAAAGTTTTACTACTCACACGCAAGGTCCAGCAAATACAGATTGGCAAGATGTAATTTATCGTGACGGAATGATTTCTAATACGCAGTTGTCTTTCTCTGGCGGATCTGATAATGTGAGATATTATGTTTCTGGAACATACTTTAATCAAAATGGTGTGGTTATTAATTCAGGAATTGACAGATACACGATCGTAGGAAATCTTGAGGCCGATTTATCTCCAAAATTTAAAGTGGGTTTAAATACTTTTACAAGCAAACAAAACAAAGAAGGAATTGTGAGCCAAACTAGCGCCGGAGGAACTGGTGCTGCGGGTGTAATTGCATCAGCTTACCGTTTTATGCCAGATAAAGGAATCTACAATGCCGATGGTTCTTATACGACAACAGCTCCAATTGGTGATGATATTGACAATCCGTATGCAACAGCAATGGAAAACATCTTAGAAATCGTTTCTGTAACAAACCGAAACAATTTCTTTGCCCAATACCAAATCACAAAAGATCTTGATTTTAAAACTACTTTAGGTTTAACTGATAGTAATTCGCAAACAGGAAGATTTATTCCTTCAACTTTAATTGCTGGTAAAAACATCAAAGGAGAAGCTTCTGTAAACAATACAAGATTTTCTTCTTTCCTGACAGAGAATTATTTGACTTTCAAACGTGAAATTATCGATAAAGGAATTTTGACGGTTCTTGGAGGATATTCATACCAAAAAAACAAAAACGAAAATTCGTATGCGGCTTCAAGAGGATTCTTAACAAATACAAACTCTTACAGAAATCTAGGTGCTGGAACTGTTTTCTTAAAACCTGATTCTGGTTTATCTGAAACGGAATTAATCTCTGCTTTCGGAAGGTTGAATTTTGATTATGCGGACAAATATTTACTAACGTTTACAGCAAGACGAGATGGTTCTTCAAGTTTTAGTAAAAACTATAAATACGGAACTTTCCCTTCTGGTGCAATTGGATGGAACATTAGTAAAGAGAATTTCTTAAAAGATAATAAAACAGTTTCAAACTTAAAATTAAGAGCGAGTTATGGAGCAACAGGAAATCCTTCAATTGGTGCCTACTCTACTCTTTCTAGATTCTCTGAAATCTATTATGTAAGCGGAGACGTGATTACCAATGCGGTTCAGTTAACTTCATTAGATAATCCAAATTTAAAATGGGAAACGTCTTATCAGCAGGATTACGGAATTGATTTAGGTTTATTTGATAACAGAATCAGCATTACAGCAGATTATTATAAAACGATTACTAAAGATTTATTGTTTAACAGACCGCTTCCAGGAATTTCTGGAATTGCTTCTCAGCTTCAAAACGTGGGTGAGTTGGAAAATAAAGGATGGGAATTGGCTATTAATACCCGAAACTTTATTGGTGCAGATTTTACTTGGTCGACAAACTTTAATATTTCTTCAAACAAAAACAAAGTATTAAAATTGGCGGATAATAAAGATCTTTTAATCAATTCAGCTCCGGGACATTTCTTGGCAACTGAATCGCAAATTTTGAGAGTTGGACAGCCCGTTGGTTCTTTCTTCGGATTTATTTACGATGGTGTAATTCAGCAGGGAGAAACTGTTGTGCCAGGAAACTTTGAAACAGCTCCGGGTGGCGAAAAATTCAGAGATGTAAATGGAGACGGAAAATTAGATTCTCAAGATAAAACGATTATCGGAAACCCGAATCCAGATTTCATCTTCGGATTCAACAATGATTTCACCTATAAAAATCTTGATTTGAATATCTTCTTTCAAGGTTCAGAAGGCGGTCAAATCTTAAACTATACTTTGATGGAATTGGCTTCTGGAAATAACAACGCTACAACTGAAGTTTTAGATGCTTGGACACCAACTCATACTGATACTAATGTTCCTGCAAATGCGGCGAGAACCAAAAGAATCACTTCAAGATTTGTTTATGATGGAAGCTACATTCGTCTAAAAAACATCTCTTTAGGATATAGTTTAGATGAAAAAATTGTTTCTAAAATGGGATTAAGCAAAGTTCGTTTTTACATCAGTGCTCAAAACCTTTGGACGATTACAGATTATCCAGGTACAGATCCAGAAACGAACTACTTAAACGATTCAAATGCTAGAAGTAATACTTATCTAGGATTAGATTACGGAGGATATCCAAACGTAAGAACGTTTACCGCAGGATTCAATTTAAAATTTTAA